Proteins encoded within one genomic window of Cucumis sativus cultivar 9930 chromosome 3, Cucumber_9930_V3, whole genome shotgun sequence:
- the LOC101210743 gene encoding ER membrane protein complex subunit 7 homolog, producing MRSQLFFLLLSLQLFFSLLTSSHAISSGSGDGYTIYGRVKIPSNTLKGFGLPGKTSNIKVILNGGQRVTFLRPDGYFSFHNVPAGTHLIEVAALGSFFSPVRVDVSARNPGKVQAALTENRRVLSELVLEPLRDEEYYEVREPFNIMSVVKSPMGLMVGFMVIVVFLMPKLMENIDPEEMRRAQEEMRNQGVPTLSSLLPGAGRSS from the exons ATGCGTtctcaacttttctttctcttgcTTTCTCTCCAATTATTCTTCTCTCTGTTAACTTCGTCCCATGCGATTTCCTCTGG GTCCGGCGATGGATACACCATCTATGGTCGTGTGAAGATTCCAA GCAACACACTTAAAGGATTTGGACTTCCTGGAAAAACATCAAACATTAAAGTCATACTTAATGGTGGCCAAAGAGTAACCTTCTTGAGGCCCGATggatatttttcatt CCATAATGTGCCAGCCGGAACCCATCTGATTGAAGTGGCTGCATTGggttctttcttttctcct GTTCGAGTTGATGTGAGTGCCAGAAACCCAGGTAAGGTTCAGGCAGCCCTAACAGAGAACAGGCGAGTATTGAGTGAGCTTGTTTTAGAGCCTTTAAGGGATGAAGAGTATTATGAG GTTCGAGAACCTTTCAACATAATGTCTGTTGTGAAAAGTCCTATGGGTCTGATGGTAGGATTCATGGTAATTGTTGTATTCCTGATGCCCAAGTTAATGGAGAACATAG ACCCTGAAGAAATGAGAAGAGCACAAGAAGAAATGAGGAACCAAGGTGTCCCAACTCTATCAAGCTTGCTACCTGGGGCTGGCCGGAGCAGTTAA
- the LOC101210499 gene encoding uncharacterized vacuolar membrane protein YML018C isoform X2, which translates to MGYLSRSDPGHIYCLQAAFCNNISRSFSHESFSETCALKQSGGETSLDVELQGNFTRKDSDADFSTHAEESPLVSRNKDDPYILKQEKELTNREIATYGFYIAPIWFVTEYLSNAALARTSVASTTVLSSTSGLFTLFIGAALGQDSLNMVKVVAVFVSMAGVVMTTLGKTWASDESQLTASDNEHSLIGDLFGLLSAVSYGLFTVLLKKFAGEEGERVDVQKLFGYIGLFTLITLWWLVWPLTALGIEPKFSIPHSLRTEEVVLANGFIGSVLSDYFWALCVVWTTPLVATLGMSLTIPLAMLADMFLHGRHYSAVYMLGSTQVFAGFVIANLSDWFSKKLGL; encoded by the exons ATGGGTTACCTCAGCCGAAGTGACCCAG GACATATTTACTGCTTACAAGCAGCCTTTTGCAATAACATATCTCGGAGCTTCTCTCATG AAAGCTTCAGTGAGACTTGTGCTCTAAAACAAAGTGGAGGGGAGACAAGCTTGGATGTGGAACTTCAGGGGAATTTCACTAGAAAAGACAGTGATGCTGATTTTTCAACTCATGCTGAAGAAAGCCCCCTTGTTTCTAGAAATAAAGATGATCCGTATATATTGAAACAGGAGAAGGAACTTACTAACAGGGAAATTGCCACATATGGATTCTACATTGCGCCCATCTGGTTTGTTACCGAG TATCTTTCAAATGCTGCACTTGCCCGGACAAGTGTTGCCAGTACAACAGTTTTGTCCTCTACTTCTGGACTTTTTACTCTGTTTATTGGTGCTGCCCTTGGCCAAGATTCATTAAATATGGTCAAAGTCGTTGCTGTCTTCGTTAGTATGGCCGGTGTTGTTATGACAACTCTTGGTAAAACCTGGGCTTCCGATGAGTCACAACTAACTGCTTCTGA TAATGAACACTCCCTCATTGGAGATCTTTTTGGTTTACTCTCAGCTGTTTCATATGGTCTATTTACTG TGCTTCTTAAGAAGTTTGCTGGTGAAGAAGGAGAGAGAGTTGATGTGCAAAAATTGTTTGGATACATTGGTCTTTTCACACTTATCACACTTTGGTGGTTAG TTTGGCCATTGACAGCCTTGGGAATAGAACCGAAGTTTTCGATTCCTCACTCTCTTAGGACAGAAGAAGTAGTTCTCGCTAATGGATTTATTGGAAGCGTACTCTCTGATTACTTCTG GGCACTCTGTGTCGTGTGGACTACGCCACTGGTGGCAACGTTGGGCATGTCCCTCACCATCCCACTTGCGATGTTGGCTGACATGTTCCTCCATGGTCGTCACTACTCAGCAGTTTACATGCTTGGCTCAACTCAG GTGTTTGCAGGATTTGTAATAGCCAATCTTTCAGACTGGTTCTCAAAGAAGCTGGGGTTGTAG
- the LOC101210499 gene encoding uncharacterized vacuolar membrane protein YML018C isoform X1, whose translation MGWRYKAGLFLIVTVVIIWVTSAEVTQDIFTAYKQPFAITYLGASLMVVYLPIAFLKDWFCNLVKRHSSKSGKNAESFSETCALKQSGGETSLDVELQGNFTRKDSDADFSTHAEESPLVSRNKDDPYILKQEKELTNREIATYGFYIAPIWFVTEYLSNAALARTSVASTTVLSSTSGLFTLFIGAALGQDSLNMVKVVAVFVSMAGVVMTTLGKTWASDESQLTASDNEHSLIGDLFGLLSAVSYGLFTVLLKKFAGEEGERVDVQKLFGYIGLFTLITLWWLVWPLTALGIEPKFSIPHSLRTEEVVLANGFIGSVLSDYFWALCVVWTTPLVATLGMSLTIPLAMLADMFLHGRHYSAVYMLGSTQVFAGFVIANLSDWFSKKLGL comes from the exons ATGGGTTGGAGGTATAAGGCTGGTTTGTTCCTCATAGTGACTGTTGTTATTATATGGGTTACCTCAGCCGAAGTGACCCAG GACATATTTACTGCTTACAAGCAGCCTTTTGCAATAACATATCTCGGAGCTTCTCTCATGGTAGTTTACCTCCCAATAGCATTCCTTAAGGATTGGTTTTGTAATTTGGTAAAACGCCACTCTTCTAAAAGTGGTAAAAATGCAGAAAGCTTCAGTGAGACTTGTGCTCTAAAACAAAGTGGAGGGGAGACAAGCTTGGATGTGGAACTTCAGGGGAATTTCACTAGAAAAGACAGTGATGCTGATTTTTCAACTCATGCTGAAGAAAGCCCCCTTGTTTCTAGAAATAAAGATGATCCGTATATATTGAAACAGGAGAAGGAACTTACTAACAGGGAAATTGCCACATATGGATTCTACATTGCGCCCATCTGGTTTGTTACCGAG TATCTTTCAAATGCTGCACTTGCCCGGACAAGTGTTGCCAGTACAACAGTTTTGTCCTCTACTTCTGGACTTTTTACTCTGTTTATTGGTGCTGCCCTTGGCCAAGATTCATTAAATATGGTCAAAGTCGTTGCTGTCTTCGTTAGTATGGCCGGTGTTGTTATGACAACTCTTGGTAAAACCTGGGCTTCCGATGAGTCACAACTAACTGCTTCTGA TAATGAACACTCCCTCATTGGAGATCTTTTTGGTTTACTCTCAGCTGTTTCATATGGTCTATTTACTG TGCTTCTTAAGAAGTTTGCTGGTGAAGAAGGAGAGAGAGTTGATGTGCAAAAATTGTTTGGATACATTGGTCTTTTCACACTTATCACACTTTGGTGGTTAG TTTGGCCATTGACAGCCTTGGGAATAGAACCGAAGTTTTCGATTCCTCACTCTCTTAGGACAGAAGAAGTAGTTCTCGCTAATGGATTTATTGGAAGCGTACTCTCTGATTACTTCTG GGCACTCTGTGTCGTGTGGACTACGCCACTGGTGGCAACGTTGGGCATGTCCCTCACCATCCCACTTGCGATGTTGGCTGACATGTTCCTCCATGGTCGTCACTACTCAGCAGTTTACATGCTTGGCTCAACTCAG GTGTTTGCAGGATTTGTAATAGCCAATCTTTCAGACTGGTTCTCAAAGAAGCTGGGGTTGTAG
- the LOC101210249 gene encoding synaptotagmin-4 isoform X1, whose protein sequence is MSFFSGIFLGVVVGVLLVIAFARAGNARAKHRSDLATTIAAFARMTAQDSRKILPKEFYPSWVVFTQRQKLTWLNLQLDKIWPYVDAAASELIRSNVEPVLEEFRPVILSSLKFSKLTLGTVAPSFTGISVLEDEPDTGGITLELEMQWDGNPNIVLDIKTKLGVSLPVQVKDIAFTGLFRLIFKPLVDEFPCFGAVCYSLRKKKNLDFKLKIIGGDISSIPGVSDAIEETIRDAIEGTITWPVRKIVPILAGDYSDLEVKPVGTLEVKLVQAKELTNKDIIGKSDPYAVLFVRPLKERMKTSKTINNQLNPIWNEHFNFIVEDASTQHLTIRVFDDEGVQASELIGCAQVALKDLEPGKVKDVWLKLVKDLEIQRDNKYRGQVHLELLYYPYGTDQSLYINPFNPDYALTSVEKALKMAPSGSEDADSGKPSSPKKRDTIVRGVLSVTVIAAEDLPAVDFMGKADPYVVLIMKKSETKVKTRVVHDTVNPVWNQTFDFLVEDALHDMLIVEVWDHDTFGKDKLGRVIMTLTRAILEGEIQDNFPLEGAKSGRVFLHLKWAAQPMFRDT, encoded by the exons ATGTCGTTCTTCTCCGGTATCTTCCTTGGCGTTGTTGTCGGAGTCCTACTTGTTATCGCTTTTGCTCGCGCCGGGAATGCTCGCGCCAAACATCGCTCTGATTTG GCTACGACTATCGCGGCATTTGCTAGGATGACAGCGCAGGATTCTAGGAAAATTCTTCCCAAGGAATTTTACCCATCGTGGGTTGTATTTACGCAGCGACAGAAG TTAACTTGGCTTAATCTTCAGCTTGATAAAATCTGGCCATATGTTGATGCG GCAGCATCGGAGCTGATAAGGAGCAATGTGGAGCCGGTTCTAGAAGAATTTCGACCGGTGATATTATCTTCTTTGAAATTCTCAAAGTTGACCTTGGGTACTGTGGCTCCAAGTTTTACAG GAATTTCTGTACTTGAAGATGAGCCAGATACCGGTGGAATAACTTTGGAGTTGGAGATGCAATGGGATGGTAATCCAAACATTGTTCTTGACATCAAAACTAAACTCGGCGTTTCTTTACCAGTACAG gtAAAAGATATTGCATTCACAGGGCTTTTCAGATTAATTTTCAAGCCATTGGTTGATGAGTTTCCTTGCTTTGGAGCAGTGTGTTATTCTCTAAGGAAAAAG AAAAATCTtgattttaaactaaaaattattgGAGGAGACATATCATCGATTCCTGGGGTTTCTGATGCTATTGAG GAAACAATCAGAGATGCTATTGAAGGTACTATAACGTGGCCAGTCCGGAAGATTGTGCCCATCCTAGCAGGAGATTACAG cGATCTAGAGGTGAAACCTGTTGGAACATTAGAAGTGAAGCTTGTGCAGGCAAAGGAATTAACCAATAAAGACATTATAGGAAAGTCGGATCCTTATGCTGTGCTGTTTGTACGGCCATTgaaagagagaatgaaaaCAAGTAAAACCATT AATAATCAATTGAATCCCATATGGAACGAgcactttaattttattgttgaaGATGCATCTACTCAGCACTTGACTATAAGAGTTTTCGACGATGAAGGAGTCCAGGCCTCTGAACTAATTGGCTGTGCTCAAGTAGCATTAAAGGATCTCGAGCCCGGTAAAGTGAAGGATGTTTGGTTGAAGCTGGTCAAAGATTTGGAGATCCAAAGAGATAACAAATACAGGGGTCAG GTGCATTTGGAGCTTCTTTACTATCCATATGGCACTGATCAGAGCCTCTACATAAACCCATTTAACCCAGATTATGCATTGACCTCAGTGGAGAAGGCTCTAAAGATGGCTCCGAGTGGTTCCGAAGATGCAGATTCTGGAAAACCAAGCTCCCCAAAGAAGAGGGATACGATTGTAAGAGGAGTGCTATCTGTAACAGTAATAGCTGCTGAAGATTTGCCTGCTGTAGATTTCATGGGAAAAGCCGACCCTTACGTTGTTCTCATTATGAAGAAATCCGAGACCAAAGTTAAAACCAGG GTTGTACATGACACCGTGAATCCTGTCTGGAATCAAACGTTCGACTTTCTGGTGGAGGATGCATTACATGATATGCTGATTGTAGAGGTCTGGGATCACGACACTTTTGGAAAG GATAAACTGGGGAGGGTCATAATGACTTTGACCAGAGCAATATTGGAAGGGGAAATTCAGGATAATTTTCCATTGGAAGGCGCCAAATCAGGACGGGTTTTTCTACATCTCAAGTGGGCAGCTCAGCCGATGTTCCGAGATACTTGa
- the LOC101210249 gene encoding synaptotagmin-4 isoform X2, whose translation MQWDGNPNIVLDIKTKLGVSLPVQVKDIAFTGLFRLIFKPLVDEFPCFGAVCYSLRKKKNLDFKLKIIGGDISSIPGVSDAIEETIRDAIEGTITWPVRKIVPILAGDYSDLEVKPVGTLEVKLVQAKELTNKDIIGKSDPYAVLFVRPLKERMKTSKTINNQLNPIWNEHFNFIVEDASTQHLTIRVFDDEGVQASELIGCAQVALKDLEPGKVKDVWLKLVKDLEIQRDNKYRGQVHLELLYYPYGTDQSLYINPFNPDYALTSVEKALKMAPSGSEDADSGKPSSPKKRDTIVRGVLSVTVIAAEDLPAVDFMGKADPYVVLIMKKSETKVKTRVVHDTVNPVWNQTFDFLVEDALHDMLIVEVWDHDTFGKDKLGRVIMTLTRAILEGEIQDNFPLEGAKSGRVFLHLKWAAQPMFRDT comes from the exons ATGCAATGGGATGGTAATCCAAACATTGTTCTTGACATCAAAACTAAACTCGGCGTTTCTTTACCAGTACAG gtAAAAGATATTGCATTCACAGGGCTTTTCAGATTAATTTTCAAGCCATTGGTTGATGAGTTTCCTTGCTTTGGAGCAGTGTGTTATTCTCTAAGGAAAAAG AAAAATCTtgattttaaactaaaaattattgGAGGAGACATATCATCGATTCCTGGGGTTTCTGATGCTATTGAG GAAACAATCAGAGATGCTATTGAAGGTACTATAACGTGGCCAGTCCGGAAGATTGTGCCCATCCTAGCAGGAGATTACAG cGATCTAGAGGTGAAACCTGTTGGAACATTAGAAGTGAAGCTTGTGCAGGCAAAGGAATTAACCAATAAAGACATTATAGGAAAGTCGGATCCTTATGCTGTGCTGTTTGTACGGCCATTgaaagagagaatgaaaaCAAGTAAAACCATT AATAATCAATTGAATCCCATATGGAACGAgcactttaattttattgttgaaGATGCATCTACTCAGCACTTGACTATAAGAGTTTTCGACGATGAAGGAGTCCAGGCCTCTGAACTAATTGGCTGTGCTCAAGTAGCATTAAAGGATCTCGAGCCCGGTAAAGTGAAGGATGTTTGGTTGAAGCTGGTCAAAGATTTGGAGATCCAAAGAGATAACAAATACAGGGGTCAG GTGCATTTGGAGCTTCTTTACTATCCATATGGCACTGATCAGAGCCTCTACATAAACCCATTTAACCCAGATTATGCATTGACCTCAGTGGAGAAGGCTCTAAAGATGGCTCCGAGTGGTTCCGAAGATGCAGATTCTGGAAAACCAAGCTCCCCAAAGAAGAGGGATACGATTGTAAGAGGAGTGCTATCTGTAACAGTAATAGCTGCTGAAGATTTGCCTGCTGTAGATTTCATGGGAAAAGCCGACCCTTACGTTGTTCTCATTATGAAGAAATCCGAGACCAAAGTTAAAACCAGG GTTGTACATGACACCGTGAATCCTGTCTGGAATCAAACGTTCGACTTTCTGGTGGAGGATGCATTACATGATATGCTGATTGTAGAGGTCTGGGATCACGACACTTTTGGAAAG GATAAACTGGGGAGGGTCATAATGACTTTGACCAGAGCAATATTGGAAGGGGAAATTCAGGATAATTTTCCATTGGAAGGCGCCAAATCAGGACGGGTTTTTCTACATCTCAAGTGGGCAGCTCAGCCGATGTTCCGAGATACTTGa
- the LOC101219701 gene encoding ACT domain-containing protein ACR2: MKNVCWPYFDPDFDTLPERINGPTCRVCIDNESMEDCTIVKVDSLNKQGLLLEVVQILTDLNLSISKSYISCDAGWFMDVFHVKDENSHKLTDQKVINSIQQAIGTTKGPDNSAKTRRYVNKLLNSDNSGEHTAIEMTGTDRPGLFSEISAALADLHCNVVEAHAWSHNARLACIAYISDQSTDSPIEDPHRLANIEEHLSTVLRAATAPPIASWTHTLQQEVKISATITTNVERRLHQLLVSVKDYDWTSESISRRPKRKEEWRKTTVSIESCDQKGYSIVSIECKDRPRLMFDTVCTLTDMQYVIFHASISSKKDNAFQEYFIRHVNGYALNSDYDKHRVVKCLEAAIERRVCEGVRLELCANNRVGLLSDITRVLRENGLNVVRADIATQGEKAINAFYVKDISGKEVDMEMVESVKKEIGPVVLRVKNETSPPSTPQITRSRFSFSDMLKSQLERLSHNFIAIRH, translated from the exons ATGAAGAATGTTTGTTGGCCATACTTTGATCCTGATTTTGATACTCTTCCTGAGAGGATAAATGGCCCGAC TTGCAGGGTCTGCATTGACAATGAAAGCATGGAGGATTGCACCATTGTCAag GTTGATAGCTTGAACAAACAAGGTCTCCTCCTTGAAGTGGTTCAAATTTTAACAGATTTGAACCTTTCAATCTCAAAAAGCTACATTTCTTGTGATGCAGGCTGGTTCATGGACG TTTTTCATGTAAAAGATGAGAATAGCCATAAACTTACCGACCAGAAAGTCATCAACTCTATCCAACAG GCCATTGGAACAACCAAAGGACCTGATAACTCGGCCAAAACCAGACGTTATGTTAACAAACTTCTCAATTCTGATAACTCCGGCGAACATACGGCAATTGAAATGACCGGTACCGACCGGCCTGGTCTCTTCTCTGAGATATCTGCTGCATTGGCTGACCTCCATTGCAACGTTGTGGAAGCTCATGCTTGGAGCCATAATGCTCGTTTGGCCTGCATTGCTTACATTTCGGACCAATCTACAGATAGTCCTATTGAGGACCCCCACCGGCTCGCCAACATTGAGGAGCATCTTTCCACTGTTCTCAGGGCAGCGACTGCCCCTCCAATTGCCAGTTGGACGCATACCCTGCAACAAGAAGTGAAGATATCAGCCACAATAACAACCAATGTGGAGCGGCGGCTACACCAACTCTTGGTCTCGGTTAAGGATTATGATTGGACCTCTGAATCCATTTCGAGGAgacctaaaagaaaagaagagtgGAGGAAGACAACGGTGAGCATTGAAAGCTGTGATCAGAAAGGATACTCAATTGTCAGCATCGAGTGCAAGGATCGGCCGAGGCTTATGTTTGACACAGTTTGTACTCTTACTGATATGCAATATGTAATCTTTCATGCTTCCATTAGCTCCAAGAAAGATAATGCTTTTCAG GAGTACTTTATCAGACATGTGAATGGGTACGCCTTGAATTCAGATTATGACAAGCATAGGGTGGTAAAATGCTTAGAGGCAGCCATTGAACGTCGTGTTTGTGAG GGAGTGAGGCTGGAGTTATGTGCAAACAACAGGGTGGGATTGCTATCAGATATAACAAGGGTTCTGCGGGAAAATGGGCTGAATGTGGTGAGAGCAGACATAGCAACACAAGGAGAGAAGGCCATTAATGCATTTTATGTCAAAGACATTTCAGGCAAAGAGGTAGATATGGAGATGGTAGAGTCggtgaagaaagaaattggCCCTGTTGTACTTCGAGTCAAGAATGAGACAAGCCCTCCATCGACGCCTCAAATTACCAGGTCTCGTTTCTCCTTCAGCGACATGCTCAAGTCTCAGCTCGAGCGCCTCTCTCACAACTTCATTGCTATCAGGCATTGA